In Oryzihumus leptocrescens, the following are encoded in one genomic region:
- a CDS encoding class I SAM-dependent methyltransferase, giving the protein MFAEEVRGLGPVLDVGCGPGAITAHLAGLGVDVSGVDLSPRMVEHARRLHPGLRFAVASATELDLEAGSLGGILGWWSLFNLPRDVLPEVLASFARALVPGGHALIGTHVGEGDLPRTEAYGGVPVTWTTHLWQPEHLGDLIVAAGLEPTAQLQLAPGGPSGRAQVLISARRPPEAVPGR; this is encoded by the coding sequence GTGTTCGCCGAAGAGGTCCGCGGTCTCGGGCCCGTGCTGGATGTCGGCTGCGGCCCCGGCGCGATCACCGCTCATCTCGCCGGTCTCGGCGTCGACGTCTCGGGCGTCGACCTGTCGCCGAGGATGGTCGAGCACGCCCGGCGCCTCCACCCCGGCTTGCGGTTCGCCGTGGCATCGGCCACCGAGCTCGACCTCGAAGCAGGTTCGCTCGGCGGGATCCTCGGCTGGTGGTCCCTGTTCAACCTCCCCCGGGACGTCCTGCCCGAGGTGCTGGCGTCGTTCGCCCGTGCACTCGTCCCGGGAGGACACGCCCTGATCGGGACGCACGTCGGCGAAGGCGACCTCCCGCGGACCGAGGCTTACGGCGGGGTTCCCGTGACGTGGACGACGCACCTGTGGCAGCCCGAGCATCTCGGCGATCTCATCGTCGCAGCCGGGTTGGAGCCCACCGCGCAGCTGCAATTGGCACCAGGCGGGCCCTCGGGGAGGGCCCAGGTGTTGATCAGCGCCAGGCGCCCGCCGGAGGCCGTGCCGGGCCGGTAG